In Labrus mixtus chromosome 9, fLabMix1.1, whole genome shotgun sequence, the DNA window AGCCAATGAAGGGAGGCGAGAACAGGAGTGATGTGCTCTCGCTTCCGTGTCCCTGTGAGGAGCTGAGCAGCAGCCTTTTGAACTAGCTACAGATGAGACAAGGAAGCCTGGTTAACACCAACTTAAAGAGCATTACAATAGTCGAGGCGAgtttaaataaaagcatgtatAAAACCCTCTCGAAGTCATTAAAAGAAAGACAAGGCTTGATCTTAGACAGTTGCTTCAGCTGGAAGAAGCTAGATTTTACAACAGAATGAATCTGTTTGTCCATTTTAAAATAACTGTCCATTTTCACACCCAGGTTGGTTATTGTGGGTTTGACACGAGGATCAAGGGGGCCAAGGTCTGGTGTGGCATGACTGGCACCACTGGGTCGAAATATTATGACATCTGTTTTACTgtcatttaaaatttaaaaagttcaaaGCCATCCAGGCTTTGATGTCCTTAAGACACTCTGACAGTGGTTCTAGAGAGTTTGTGCTGCTTTGCATAAAAGTGCAACGAGATgccatattttttaataatagcACCTAGGGGGAGCAgataaagggaaaaaagaaTAGGCCCAAGAATGGAACCTTGGGGGACTCCGTATGGGAGAGGTGCATGGGAGGGAAAGGAACCACCAAGGCTGACAGAAAAGGTTCTATCAGACAGGTAGGACCTAAACCACACAAGAGCAGTACCATTGATGCCCACACAATGCTCCAGGCAAGAGATAAGTACATCATGGTCTATTGTGTCAAAAGTAGCTGTAAGGTCTAAAAGTATAAGGATGGCAGAATCTCCCaagtcagtttttaaaaaaagataatttaaaaGTGCAGATTCCGTGTTGTGTAGGGCTTTAAAACCAGACTGGAAGACCTCAAGAATACCGTGTACATCTAAGTAGGGTTGTAGTTGTGCAGCTTCCTCCAAGATTTCTATATATTATAGTATAGGGTATTAAGAATACTGTTAATGGTACTAAAAAGAACAAGAGGTTTATGACAGTTATTCACAATAATGAGGTACTTGTTAAGAGACTGCTAGCACAGAGGCTAGGCCAAACATAGCTGCAGATGGGGCCATTTCTAACACATAATACAGCtgatttgaagaaaataaacacctaaaaaatcaaaatgaccTGGCTGATAAATACATCTGAGGTGCTACGAAATAGTGCTTAAATAAATAAGCTTGCTGACGGTCAAGTATAGAGATGCAAAATTTCTCAATATAGTGTAGCCTACATGGTAATTGATCTTTTTTGAcgctttttcttaaaattatcAAAATTAGGTGGTACAAATGGCCAAGTCTGCAGCTGAATATAGCCCAGCCTCTGTGCTGACACTCCAAGCAGTGTCTCAATAAAGAACTGAGCTGACTGGCATCTTGTGTGGCTAATACAAGCAttattgacaagtacctcatacagCCCCACTTCAAAAAAGACCAAACTATCCATTTGATATACATTTTATGACAATTCAACCAAAAGTTTTACATATAAACGGACAGACAGCTTGGTATCAAAGCATGCCATCCTTGTGTGAAACATGCTGTACCATGTTTACCAGACTTCTTCCACTGTGTctgaacacatttattattcaaTTTTATGGCCCCTGGGAACAGGAACATGAGGCATTTTTGTGGTCTGAGTCATTCTGCTGCCTGTATTTACATTTGCACAGGTCAAAGCTTACACTTGGTAATGTTTAACAGGACAGTTTTGGTTGACATAGCTTAGAAACAAGCATGAAGTGGAAGGAGCATCTTTGACCCATGTTGTGTTCCACTGATCCACAGGGACACACAACTGAGGTaagtcagaacaaaaaaaatgtttgataatattttgattctgaaatgtACGCTAATTTTGACTTCAGCTTTATACTGCCTCTTGCTTGAACGGTTGACAAACAGGTGCAATACGGCAATGTTGCACATAATATCTCTGTGAATTTACAAGGTAATGGTGTATCTATAAACAAGTAATAATTTTATGAACTAAATTATATATAACAAACTATTACAATTtaacttaatttaatttgtgtcaTTGCATTAGTCAACTCATTAGTGTCAGCAAGGAACTCAAATCTGCCTTAAcgtgaatgacatgcaggataTGATTGCACAAGGATGGACAAAGCTATGATTATATAGAATAGAAATGAACTTAACTCTACTGAAATGAGCTCTGTTAGTTTTTCTGACAGCTTGATTTCAAAATCTAATTAAATAAGCTATTTCTTCTGACATGTTTCTTTCTGTTAATTCAACAAGCTTAACTGTCTTTTTTAGAAGAGGTCAGgcattcatatatatatattttttaaatatttatattaatgtcCTTATTTTTCATATTAGAATGAGGTCAGGTTAGCAGCTCTGTGAAGCCATCTAAGGCTCCAGCATGTTAACATTCTTATAGTAACAATACTTAAATGTTGATGGTaagcatatacagtatgtttaccaTTTTCACCTAATAAGGATAGCTAGCATGTAAGTTTGCTAATATTTGTTGTTCAGAACTAAACAGAAACCACAACTGTCAGTCAAGTCAAAGTCAGATTGGAAAGTCATCAGTTTTGTTCTACATCAAGagaatttgaacattttaatccaACCTGAGATGAAGATTAAGATGAAATGCCAAACGATTACCAAACTGAAGACAAATCATTCTGAGGAGGCTGTGGATGTTGACGGATCTACCTAATACCTAATATTTCAGTCTGTAgcccatcaaagtaattggctAACAGACCTACAGTCCGAAGTAGCCCTCTTTTGGGCCATGTTTCTACTATGGCTAAAACCTTAatcaatgtaaaaaataattatttttattttgttttaggtCCATTCATTATTGAACAGTGGATTGGACATGGACTTCTTTTCTCTGTTGGTGTATCTACTTTTCTATTGTATTCATGGTGAGAGTTTAGATCAATATTAATATTGCCTTATGTGATGGGATATCTTTCATAGAgcctgtaatgtttttttttaaacgttttttcaCATGTGGTCACATTTAGAGTCTAAAAAGTGTGCTCAATGTCAGCAACCTTCAGATTATAGACAATCTAATTAAAGGGGCCTGTCTGCCTATCTAAATAACTATAAGGGGACTATTATGTCTCTGTCTATATCCgagtgcaataaaaaaagaaatagcagTATAGACTGGCCTAGATGTTATTGAGACCTAATCTCTTATGGATGCATTATGTATGACTGCATGCTGGTTGGAGAAGTTAGTAGAAGTTAATTAATCACAAATAAGATACACACCACCAAGAGTACTGTGGTGAACctgttatttcatgtttcatggttTGCCATTAataccttttctcttttttaaaaatttgatAGGATACCACAAAGACATGCATTACTTTAAGTAGGAATGTATGCATTGACATGCATTATTAgtgatgtgtatctgtgtttatgtatgtgtctgAATTATGTTTATAAAGTATCTGAAGTATGGGTCCCTACAGTTTCTAGGGTTATGAATGATTCTTCACGAGGCTTTTCTTTACATTTGTCCCTTAAAATGTAATCCTTGCAGCTTTATCAATCAATTTATACAGTCATTCATGAAAAAAGCAATCAGCCATGAATTCTCTGCTCTTCCTCGGAAATCTGACTTtgatttaataattaattaaaaggaCCAGAAGTGTTACAGTCCCAGAGATTAATGCACTGCAATTGACTTGCACAGGATTGTTCTTTGAAAGAAATTCCGTCTTTGCGCAGACAGGACTCCAACCACCGCTGCAAAATAATTTTGGAGAAATGCCAATACATCAAATATTTTCGTCATTCTTTCCACACTAAAATGAACAAATTATCAAGATTATAAAACAATCTTACCACAGATAAGAGTTGTCATTTCATCTAACTCTCAACAATACAGTGCATCTTCGACAATAACAAAATAGAAGTCAAAGTAGAAGCAGAGTGCAAAGAgtgccttttattttgatttgatttcagatATGCCCCTAGATATCTCAGACTCAATGAATGATTGAAGTACTGTTATGTGTTTAATGTCCGTCTCCCTTTGGACGTTTGACAGTTGGGGCACAGGTGAAGCTGTTTCCTGAAAAACTAACTATCCTTCGAGGAGAGGAGGCCCGGCTGACATGCAGCACCTCCAACACCAGATGGACTGTTATGATTTGGCTTCTAAATGGTGTAGCTGTTCTCACCATCTCCAAGGAAAATGGTGTTCTGCCCTCCATCAACGCTAATGTGACAGCAGAGAAAAGCGTTGTCTCTACGGGAGACAGCTGGGTGTtgatcctgaaacacacagagaggtacaATCAGGGACAAGTGACTTGTGACCTCCAGGACATTGATAGGAAAACAGCAAGCTTGTTTGTACAAGGTGCGTATGTTTATATGTGAGAATGATTTTGAGTGTCACTTGGATTTGGAGTGGATActatgtgcttgtgtgtgtgctatcTTGATTCACTAATCTATGGGGACAGTtatggctcagtggtagagtcagtcatctctgaACCggaaggttcgatccccagctcctgcatcaaAATGTCGACATGACCATGGGCAAgaaactcaacacacacacaagaaatacgttttaatttaattctaTATAATTGTCActgtgaataaagaaaaattGATTAGAGATGATTGAGAAAAGGACCAAATGGAGACATTTCCCCTTTTAGCtaaagagaaaataacatttcatgTATAACTGTAAAAAGATATTTCAAGAAGTGTGCTACTAATGCAgcaaagttattaaaaaactGTAACACTGGTCATATCAAAGTCAAATTTAATTTAGGATCAGATCTTATGTGTCAGAGCGTATGTCTGATCTAATGTCTCATCTACATCTCCTGTACAAAAATGAGCACTAGTTAAGGCCAAAAGGAGATATTGTGCATTTTCTCATTAGTCTCAAAGACAATCCTGAGCCCTGTGTGAGCACTGAGTGAGATCTCTTATATGTCTTACAGTTGTCCCATTCCAAGATCTTAGCTCAAAAGAAAATACGACTACAGTGAGTTCTCAAATGTGTCTTAAAATGAAGGTTCAGTTTCAAAGTCCAAGTTCTTTGAGTTTGTCTTACAGTTGTCTCATTTCTAGAACTAAGCGTAAAGAAAAATGAGACTAGTGCAAGATTTAGAATGAGTCTCAATATGATttaaacaacaggaaacacctgtgatgttttacatttgtcCTGTCATATACTGTAAATCGTATCCAATCTTTGCCATAATAAGACTGAGAAGATTAATACATAGGATGCAcgagatacattttttatttacatggaGTCTGTGAAGCTCACAGAACTTTAGATTATTTCACACACAattcacattattaaaaaatatcccTATAGAAGATTACGATTGGTCAGTTACACCACTTAAACAACAGAAAGGCATTAAATTTAATTATagtttgatttactttttaagcagaaatgataaaaaaaaatatgatttcagCCCCGTATCAGTGTAGAAAtgttgctgttatctttttaaaaaaaatacaatagttAATTAACCATCATTTGATTTATATTGCCTTGAGCTCTGCTTGAAAAACACATTGTAGAAAATCATAGAAAATAGGTTTGGAGCCTGCAGTATAGTTGTTAACAACACTGACCCACAATCAGAAGTTATTAGATGTTCAGAGTATGAATAAGAGTGATAACTAAGATAAAAATGAGACAATAAACAAAGATAAGATCTCCACTAAGGATCTCTTATCAATGTATTCTTATCTTtataaatgaagacacaaataagacaaaataaaagaaaatgtgattccTATTTTCATGTCATAAGACAAGAAGGAATAATAAATATTTACCTATGAAGTGAACCTCAAAATAGATGACAATTTTAGATTGGGCCTATGCTTTTGTTGACCTTATCATTCAGCTTTGTGTCTACAGCATGTATAAACTAGACTAAGAGCTTGCTTGAAATATGTaacaaaacatttgcaaaaatAACCACTGCAAAAAGAGAATGACCCATCCCCTCCAATATGTTATGAAGAGAGCCTCCATTGCTGCTAATGCCATAAATACCCACTGACATATGCAGCCATTATCAGTAGTGTATGGGGAATCAAGCCTCCCGATCTGGATGCACAGCAACACCAAAGCCTGACACAGCCTCCAAATGAAATGTGCATCCTGTCAAGCCCAGTTAACCGTCAGCAACTCTGACTGTGATTTGTGTACTGCAGCTCCAAATGTGTTGCTGGAACGGAGCCACAAATCCACAGCTAGCTTGTTAACTCTATGCTATCATACATGCCCTGTGCTTTATCCAATATGACGGCAATGAAAATATGACTGCACAATTCTGCTCACTATTATTCTATTCTGCTTATTTCTGTATTGTTTTGCTACACAAATACAGCAAATTctcacaaacatttaacatcagATAAATGGTTGCAATGCACTCTTGAGCAGGAAAGGGCCCAGCACTAAAGGTTTGAGCTGCTAAAAAGGAGGTAAAAATCAATCCTAGAAAACATGCCTGTGATGTCTGGCTTGTAGAGATAATGTTCACTTTTTACTAGAATACATTTACACTCACAAATAAAGTTTATGTCTTATACATTGTTCATGCAAGAGCAATCCCGCCAATCcagaatgtaaataaaaacagaaactacaGCCATACAGCTATACAGAGGGCCAGGCTGCATGATCATCAGGATCTGATACCAatcacacatgttcacacatgtatgtgactgtgcAAACACCTTAAGGAGAAATTTGGGATGTCTTTCCTAAGGACACTTTGACACGTAGACAGGGTGGATTGAAACTCTGATCTTCCGTTTTGGGATTTGGCATCGTCTGCTTCTGAGCACAGCTACCCTGAATTAAATGAAGTCTTACAAGATCTGCCAAGTCAGCCcatatcctttttttccctacaGTGTCTAATACCCTATTAAACCAAATTTCAGAGTTAACTGAGATTGGAGCTTTTGGAGGTAGTGCTTTTTGCCCTCCCCTCTTAAGATATATTAATCTTCCATGATCGCCTTGAGCCCCTCATCAGTTAGTACAAGTGAGGCAACTGGTTTCTCCCTAACTATTATATACTCCCACAGCAGCTGGAGTCCACTTTCAGAGGCAGTTGCTTTTATGATTCCATGATTTAATGTTAATTACATCACATCAGGCATCAAATAAAAGTCCCACTCAAAAAGTGAGAACCTAAACTGTGGATAAAATGAAGATTGGAGCCTtgttaaacacagacatgtCATTTTTCAGACATGAACCAAAGGTTCTATAATAATCTTCCTGTCTATAGCAATTGTCTGTTTTATTGGCCACTTTTCATTCTCCCAGGAATAGACTTCACATATGAGAAACTTAACCTCCCAACCAAGTCGTTGATATGGCTGAATGGGAGGAGATGAGGGGGTTAAGAGAAGCATGAAGTTGTTAGGCAATTTAAGACTTATAGACATAAGGAATCAAAACTGTCTTTTGAAGAGGCCAACTAAAGACTTAATGCTCACAGTcgtttttaaatacaataaaaaaaaggggtcGGTTAATGAAAGTCATGGATTCCTACCCTGATTCATTTGTATTTACAAACTTACAACCCCTTGATGATTACAGGATTCTACAGAAGTTCCAGCATGCAGATAaaattgaaaataataataataataataataacaataataagtTTGTTCATGGACTTTCATCTGATTGCAGAAAAGGGCAGTGTGAAAGTCTCTGGGGATAAATTGGCTTTTATGGGACAGTTGGCCTTGTTTGAATGCCATGCTGAAGGATGGTACCCTCAACCTACTTTACAATGGTGGATGAATGACAAAAAGGTAAGTCCTACATCACCAGTTGCATCTAAAGCAAGTTTACATCATAGCAAAGCAATTCATATTAGAAAAGACGTGTCCACAATAACCTTTTgtgagatacattttttttgtaacgctttaaaggtcccatatagTGATATATTAAACTGTTTACAACATGTCCAGGTTCTTAGGGCGCTTTCACACCTAACCTTTTTTGACTCAGTTAAAATGAACTCTAGTCCATTTGTCAATTTCAGTGTGGTTTGTTTGACGTTTACAACTTTTAGTTAACAATGTTTACAACTTTTGACAACACACAAGAAATCTACTTGCCATTCAGTAAACGGCTCAGGGAAAATCATTAATgcaaaaaagcagtttcagCAGTTTAATCAAGTGCGTGatgcataaaataaaactggaagCCCTGGTATGGCTGTGGTTTGACGAGCTTGACCGAATACTGGGGACAAAATCTGATCTTGAGccagtggatgttgtggagtcgCATGAGACTGATGCCAACTAACCTAACACGCCTGACCTGGCTTCTGACACGGAGGGAGTTGGTAagtttattcaactttttgcagttacatttctctctctctctctctctctctctctctctctctcacacacacacacacacacaatttacacAGCATGGTgctttgagatgtttttttctgcaatgatctGAGTTACACAGAGATTGTATATTTCAAATCAACAGGAGATTTAAGCAGTGCATGCATAATACTGAGGACAGAAACAACTTTGCTGTTGCAGACTGATTAATCCTCGGGCCACTGAGACCAGAAGCAGTGAAGCGTGCACCCGAGATGGGAGCCTGCCCATTCCTGGAGCACaagcctgaaaaagaaaagtgaaatccTGCTGACTTGATGATGAATTCCATGCATAAATAAATGCCAGTAAACATGCTGGAGAAAATGCATGGAGTCAAAAAGATACAGTTAGCACAAGGGGCTGCAGCATTTGAAAAGATACTTCAGGCAGGAGGCTGAGGAGCGAAGATTTCAGTCTATGAAAGCACAGCAACGGGCCACCAAGCAGGTGGTTCTGCAAATAATGGACACTTTGCAAGTGCTTTGCATCCTGGCCAAGCCCATTCCTCACCATTTACCACGCTGGAACACAACACCACCATCGGACCCACCCTTAGTTCCTGGTCCTTGCCACAGCTGCATCAGCCAACACATAAAATGATGTCCTGCAACCTTTCATCCCTCCTCATCATCGTTCTCAATCTCCACCCTCTCGAAATAAACACCACAGCACATCATCCATTCTACATGTTAACAGTAGCCATGATTACCACAAGTTGGAGGTTGTTACACACTAGCACTTTAATTAAGGAAATGCTCTTGTTAGTTTACCTTTTAATGTGCACATTTACCTTATTTGAACGCCTGCTtagaattgtgttttttgttcagtGTTATCAAGAttgttttgacatgtttttccAGAAAAGTTGTTATTTCAGACAAACAGGACACAAGAAAGATCAGTGGTGCCAGGTTTTAACAGGCATCAGCATAACATGAAAGTCTATAGGCCATTCCTACACAGAGTCGTAAACTGATTTTAACAAGGGAAGAGAGATTTTCACATGATTGTAAGTGTCAACTAGACTGTACCTGCTTCTTTGTTCTACTGCTAACAATATAGTTACCCTGCCCCTTTTCTCTTAACTGTGCATTCAGccattaaaagagaaaacaattagCTGATTATTATGTGCCCCTTGCCATTATTGCATTCCCAGCAGGGAATAGTGTTACTCAATTAAAACTAACATGAGTTTTGGTCAGCCATTCCTTTCTTTTGAGATTATAAACCAAATTTATCAGCGCAACATAATAATTCTGATTCCTTTTCTCTGGTTGTTGGCATGGAGGTGAGCCAGGCCGAATACAACATTAGTAGTGAAGAGTCAGGAAGGAGCCTCTTTACAGTGAACAGCAACCTCAGCGTGACTGCAGCAAAGAGCTCTTATGTGGATTGTCTGGCCTCAGTGTCGGCCCTGCCCACACCACTAAGGAGCAGAGTCCGTCTAACAGTGGGTGAGAGATGCAGCCAtcaatttaaacacaaaatgtcatATGACTATATTCATACATACTGCACAGTGAGAGCCTCTCTTTGCTATGTTCAAGTTAAGTTCtctgtatttgtatttctgtttgtttctctcttttttccatcTGGTTTTCTCAGTGAATTTCTGTTCAGCATATTTTCTTGTCCCTTTGTCATTTTGGAAGCCTACAAATCATTAATGAGCCGTATTGTTGAAGAAGAGAAGAGTGGATCAGAGCTGTCAGATGAACCCTCTAAAAGTTTACATCACAGTAACTGAGATTGCTTCCCTTTCTAACGCCCACACATTCCAAATATGAATACTGGCTTTTTATCTTTGTTATATTTGACTTGTATtcctaacatttttaaaagtccagaGCAGCTTCCCtcaccaaaaaacaaacaaactgcacctTAAAACTGTTAATCTATAAATGACTTACAAAGATAAAATATTGCTGAAGTATTTCTCCACCAAAAACCCTGATATGAACTTCTTTGATCAGTTGCAGAGGTGGTGGAGGAAGGAGATGACTGCAGAGTCCCGCTGGCGGTGACAgcctccctctctgcttttCTGCTGCTTCTCCTGCTCTGCATCTGCACTGTCCTCTGGTTCAGACAAAGGAGACAAGCAAGTTAGcacttttctctttcttaaaTTGCCCTAGGTGAAAAATACCACCCcctacattttccacagcagagAGTGTGATTAAAGTATAATTAAGAATATGGGCGGTTGCATGCTGTGTGACTCTGTACTACCCCATGCTGGCCTCCACCAAGGGCAAGCAAAATCGTTTCAAAAGAACCGTTGTCGTCAGCAGAaactttctcttctctgtaAAATCAGCAGCACAAAGGTTATAGaatcatactgtatgtattgttACTGAGAGGTTAATGGTTTAAATCCGAGAACATCTTGAGAAATTTGAGCAGGAGAAAGTACTGACTGTAATACCTACTCTAAGCAACTACTACAGTATGTACACTTCACAATGACATTTTAACAATTTAAGTGTAAATGGGTAAATATGCTTTGACCCTTGCAAtaacaataaatgtattaaattgcATCAcacttgattgattgactgattgatagGATTTTATAGTTAGACAAAGACTGAAATTTGTCTTGCATCACAGCAGCTTCATTTGCGACACAGAAAGTGCCCTTTCAACAAATTGTTCCTAACAGCAACAAAGTTATCTTTTACTGGCCTACTTCTTCAATGTACATTTTTTGACAGCAattattgtctttattttcagtcattttagtcagataccgCCAGAACACGGATTTCTCCATAACAAAGGCTGTCAACGTTGTGAAACCTGCGTGCTTGTGCACGTGCATGAATTGAACCGTGCCGAAGCTCACCTCTCCAAAGCGTGCTAGGGCAAGAAAGTGTATCATGCTTGAGCACGGTATGGAGTGGTAACACTGGTCAAACGGACTGGACTCTAGAGGTGAAGCATGCTTAGGTACGGAaaggattgccagtgtgaccgcaccCTT includes these proteins:
- the igsf5b gene encoding immunoglobulin superfamily member 5 isoform X2, whose amino-acid sequence is MLCSTDPQGHTTEVHSLLNSGLDMDFFSLLVYLLFYCIHVGAQVKLFPEKLTILRGEEARLTCSTSNTRWTVMIWLLNGVAVLTISKENGVLPSINANVTAEKSVVSTGDSWVLILKHTERYNQGQVTCDLQDIDRKTASLFVQEKGSVKVSGDKLAFMGQLALFECHAEGWYPQPTLQWWMNDKKVSQAEYNISSEESGRSLFTVNSNLSVTAAKSSYVDCLASVSALPTPLRSRVRLTVEPCQQEGIRFDQSGNKRGFVAEVTGGKDNLGFWSEGSTDAEYTEWTMETHSNMNVNSLHKVPDVVSSSTLSLHTDSPAQVCLSEESSTNVRRITTV
- the igsf5b gene encoding uncharacterized protein igsf5b isoform X1, coding for MLCSTDPQGHTTEVHSLLNSGLDMDFFSLLVYLLFYCIHVGAQVKLFPEKLTILRGEEARLTCSTSNTRWTVMIWLLNGVAVLTISKENGVLPSINANVTAEKSVVSTGDSWVLILKHTERYNQGQVTCDLQDIDRKTASLFVQEKGSVKVSGDKLAFMGQLALFECHAEGWYPQPTLQWWMNDKKVSQAEYNISSEESGRSLFTVNSNLSVTAAKSSYVDCLASVSALPTPLRSRVRLTVVAEVVEEGDDCRVPLAVTASLSAFLLLLLLCICTVLWFRQRRQAKPCQQEGIRFDQSGNKRGFVAEVTGGKDNLGFWSEGSTDAEYTEWTMETHSNMNVNSLHKVPDVVSSSTLSLHTDSPAQVCLSEESSTNVRRITTV